The window AATACAATTATGAAAGACTGCTATTAGCATTCTGACTAAATGTAGCATTTACCATCCTTGCGTGctatagaaaaaaaaatataatcaCTAGGGAAGTCAGGGTACTAGATTTGACAATGTACTCCAGTTACGTATGCGCCAACATGCTTAAATCTTTAAACTTGGGTGTCTTGAGCAATTTAACAGATTAATCTTTCCAATGACAACCATTGTGTTACCTTTCTCTTTCAAAATTTGTTAATTCTAAGGATGTTTCAATACAGATCTAAGTTGGCATAATACATTGGCAACAGACAGACCAATCCtgttacaaaaaaaacattgcaaCCTATTTGAAATCAACGGAGCACACAATTTTTGTCCCTCAATTTTATTATATGAAAATGTACAGAGAGATTAACGGTAGGACTTCTGGTAACGGGCACGGGCTCCAGGTCCACCGAACTTCTTGGACTCGCAGCGACGAGGATCGGCAACCAGCAGGGTCCTGTCGTACTGGATCAGGATGTCCTTGATCTCCTTCTTGGAGGCCTCGTCCACATCTAAAAGGGAGGAGGGTTTGAGTTTAACTACAGCAGACCACTTCAGAAAAGTAACAGCTTAAGAGTTGAGAAGTGAAATGTTAATATAAGAACAGCATAATTGTGTTTACTTACACTTCTGATAGTAAGCGACCAGGGCTTTGGAGATGGACTGACGGATAGCTGTAAAGAGGACGAACACCAAGGGATTGTGTTACATCATCCTCAAAATCAGTCATACATACAGCAGCAATCAAATGATATATGGGTTTAAAAATCTAAACGTGAGAGCAAGCATGAGCCGTTTACCGTAGATCTGGGCGACGTGTCCACCACCCTTCACCCGGACTCTGATGTCAACCCCAGCAAAACGCTCCTTACCCAGCAACAGCACTGGCTCTTGAAGCTAAGGACAGAGGAAAGGAACGTGTCACCTACAATACTAGAACTGCATGGAAATGGATCAAGCGCTTTGGATCAAATAATCTGAAACAAAGTCAAGTAAACAGTTAAGCAAGAACCTGTCGAGCTAGAGGGGAGCAGGTTGATTTCTGGGAGGCTCTCAACACCCACCTTGTACTGGAGAGTGGCTGGCTCAATCATCTCCAGGGGTCTGCCGTTCACCTTGATAAGGCCATTTCCCCTCTTGCAGTGAGCAACTGCTGTGGCGGTTTTCTGTAATCACACAACATGGTTCAATCCAATTAATGTAGCCGCTATGAATATTATCTGCAGATGTTACAACAGCATCACTTGTTAGGGGAATAACCAGCAAATTTGAAGCAATACTAATCTGGCTACCTGTACATATGTTTGTCCATTATTAAGGACAGATTAGCCATGCCTTCATAgtgctagctagcgttagttAGTATTAGAAAGGGTTTGGAAGTGATGAAATGATTAAAGAGGTTGGCTAGATGATACCATACCATATCATCTAGCCATGGGCTGACAAGATGGTTAACAATCTTCCTGGCGTTAAAATTACTGCTAAATCACTTCAAGCACGACATTTTACATAGCTTGCTCACTACGTATTAATTGCATTACTTTTAGACTTTCCATTACCATGCGTCTTACAACGCAGCCAACTTCACTTACGACAGTACCGGACAACACTACTGACAGCAAATCAGCCAGTTACCTAGCCTAGGCCCAAATGTTTTCACCCCATTTCCAATTTTGAGAGATCACTAAACTTGGTAAATATCATTGTAAAAGTTTCTAGCACCTACTTTAACACACTTCATCAAATATATACTGTAACACGTGGTACATTAGTTGACTGAAACGGAAATTAGATACCTTCCTTGCTAACGCGTTAGCACCACAACATGCTACGCTACTAGCCAGCTTGGGTGGTTGAATACACGTGGAATAAATATAGGCTTAATACTTACTTTGCGTCCAAAAACTTGGACAGATTGCAGAGGACCTTTAGCCGGCATgtttctgaaataagtaacataCAAGATTActttcacaaacacagaaatgtCATAATTTTTGCCTTTATAACGGGTGAGTAAAGGAGAACGTACCGTCTTCAGCTAGAGTGCCGTACGGAGAGGCCGAACGGGTTTCTCACGCCGAACATCAGGGGCAGAGGTACGACAGTTCACAGTCGACATGCGGCTAAACGGATTTTGTATTTACGACAGTTGGAGTCCCTTTCCTCCATTTTGATATTTTGTCACGCCCACTTTCAGAGTTTGTTTCCTTGAAAGGGCCATGAAAATACATTATTTTTGCAATGCCTGTACATAAGAATGGAATTTAATTGTATTACGGCTTTTGGTTGCCTGTCTTGGAACGTTGATCTGCACTTCACTCACTCGTCGTCATATCCTTTCTATTATATACACCAGGACAGTCTCTGGAGGAAATCGCGTGGAAATTCAACCAGGGCATCAAATAAGATGGACTGCCTTCAGTACGCTCAGCCAAAGGCACATTATATCGGCCATTTGTTACACCTTGTGTCTTAACAACCAAGCCAGTAGAGGGAGTCCATATTCCAACCTTTGTGCATGAACTACTGGTATAAACCCACATGGTCAGACCTTAGTGGATTTTACACCAAGCGGAGTTTTCACTCATACATGCATAATTATTCTTGGAAATTGTATCTTGTTTTATATTTGCCTTAATGTAAGCCTGGCATATGTTAAGCCTTTTTTTTTAATTAGCTTTCGCATAAATTGTCCAAAGCTCTGTTAAAGAGCACCATCTACTGGACATTAAAGGCAACTACATAATTTGTATGTTCAAAGTGACGTAATCCTTTTGGTTCACACTTCCCTACTGACAGTAAAGTGTCAGGTTGCCTGTCAGTTGAACCATCTTACGGACATATCTAAACATACAAGCCATATAACTGACAGGCAACATGTCAACgtacacagacttcctgtactCAGCATGTATCACTTTAATGGGTTTCTCTCAGTTTTTGCTTGGGTTTGAGTTGAATTCTTTGAGGTTTATCTTGACCACAGGGATCATGTGATCATGGCTGTCTGGGGAGCTCATGGTCCGAGGATGGGAAAGGGACCACTGTTAATGTGGGAAAGAGGAAGTGGGGAGCCTCCGAGGCTGCAAGTGCCcgacctgctgtgtgtctgtagggttGTGGTGGCTGGCTTTCCCATGAGTTCTTAGCCTCATGCACTGACAGGGCAAAATGACAAGAGAATGGGACTTAATTGAACGTTCCACTATTTAGGGTCAGCTAAATCAAGGGACTTGAACATAGCACATGACAATGTACAGAGACTATATGAAATGGTACTGACGCACACCCTGCAGACATGAATGACAGTGACTTGGAGAGAGGAGCGAAGGCACTGACGTCTGGGCATACTCTTACCCTTAAAGGAGGGAAGCGGCAAGACCATTCCTGGGGCAAGGGAGGGCTGAAGATAGATAGCATCTTGGGAATCTGTATACAGTGGCATGAGTCATGCAAGCGATGCAGCGCCTTCATATGCCTGACATTTACTGCAGGGAGAGTGGTGTTTATAGTGTGGAGTGCGGATGAACAGGCACCTGGCTTCTTTTATTGTCAAGTAGTAGTCTGACTCCCCTTGTAGCACAGAAAGTGAGCTGGTCTGGATGTGGAATGGTAATGGTTTTTGTCGTTCCTCTTGCTTCTCCGCCTCAAGGATTACTTTCACTTGGGTTCCCCCTCAAACTAGCTCTAGCTTGTATTATTAGCTCCAGGGTAAATGTAGTTGAGTGATGTGTAGAACTGCTTGCAGGCCAGTGCTGTCTCTAGTTAGCACTTTCATATGGACCAGAGTCCCCTGAGCAGCAATTTTGAAAGTATTTGTTTTCCGTCTCCCTTAAATTTGGATGAGGTCCATACTAAATCCCAATCCACAGGGTTGATCTACTcaagcagtgtgtttgtgtgggaaagCAGGAATGAAAAGAAGGCCTTTTTGTTTTTGAAGTGACAGTTATGTCACTATTATTGAAGTCAATGAGGGCTTAGTATTTGAGCGAATGGGTGCTTGATATTCAAGTGAATGTGGACTTAAAGTACAGTTCAGCTTGTACCTTTTCTTGGTTGTACTTCAAGTTACTGAAGAGGTCAACTAATGTGTGGTACTATGTGAAGGGTCTGTTTTATGGCCGTTGTTCACACTGACAAGAGTAATTTGATGCTCATAAGAATTAATTGTATACCACCCTCTCACTTAGCTACAGAACAGTTCATTTGTGACTCCATCTTTACATCAACCAGCAGATGACTCCTCCGAGGGATGTCCATGCAACCCATCAGTTCATGGTAAGTGTGCCAATGTCTGCACCCCAGTGGGGCAGACAGAGGAAGCGTTGTGTGGgatgtggacccaggtctggacgAGAAGCAGTCAGAGAGACCTGTGTTTGTGCGGAGGGGGCGTCACACAGCTGGGGCCCCCGCCATCTGCATAGGAAACACTTTAAGGCAGCAGAATCGTTCCTGATTTCCTGCCCTCTACTCAGCGGTCGGCCTAAAGCACACAATCCCTTTGTGTTCCCTAACTGTCAAGCTCTCCTTACATTGTCCAGGCTTCTTAGCCATTTAGAGTTAAATAAGCTCAAATTGCTGCTTTAGGTATGATATTTCAAGCTCAGCCTTTGTAGCGTGCTAGGTGCTCTGCACCATCACATTATACCTCTTTTTTGCTTAGAATCGGGTCAAAGACAGACATCTTTTATACTCGCAGAGCGCTAGAGTTACCTCAGTCCGTTATTGTAGCGGAGCCCGTCCCTACCATATTACTAAGTCTGAAGTGTAGGACTCTGAGAGAGGAGTCTGCGGCCATCCAgtaaaagcagagagagaaaaagaacagGCAATAAATTAAGAGCACACCATATATGTGCATTTCCTCTCGGAGAGGCCCTATGGAAACACCTCACCTGGAGGTTCAACCCCAGGACCTTGTCTTGTCACAGCACCCCGAGCACGATACAACGCTCTCAGATTTACTGCGGAGCGCCTGCTTTTTCAGGGCCGGACATATCGTCTCATTTTGACCATAATAGGCTGTGGCCAAGGTTGAAAAAGTGTTGCTGGTAGCTGAAGTTTCCCCAAGCATAGAGAAGGTTTGCCAAGCAcacagggtgaggggagggtgggaggtgaggggttttGTGAGGGATACAGTAGTACAGTTACCATGGCGACGAGGCAGGACTCTTTCTACGAGACTTGCTTATGAAGCAGAAGAGTGACATCCCATTGAGGGGCCATGAatactctgcctgcctgccaagaGAAATAATGACTAGAAGCACCAGGTCTTACCTTTTATATCCGTGTGTGTGGGACCGTAAATGGGTTCTGTCTCCCTGATCTCTCCACAACCTAATCTTTGTCTGGGAAAAGTTCAGAGGCACTTTCAAGGTTCCTCATAATGACTTGTTCTATTGAGGAAGGCTTTGCAAGGATGAGTAATAATTGGTCAGAAGAAAAAGGGTAACACTAATAACAATAGCACCTATTGTTTCTACCAGCCAATAACAATTGTCCTGTGGTCCTACTGACCATATTATTTGATGGAATAATACTTTAGAATAACATTTAAAATATTATAGAGGCATGTTCTATTCTCAACGTTGATGCACCATATGCATGAAGGAATAAACATTTGAAACAAATTTGGATTAGTTTATTTGGATTCATcgctaggttagggttaggctgtgACACAGGTACACTGTGGCTTACAGGACAGCTGTCTGAGTGACATTTATATCCATCCCCGTCTTTGTCACAGGAGCACCAACTCCTGTGGGGCACCGCAACAGGCCAGCAACGAGGGGCTTTCCCCCACATTGCACACCATTTCCCCAGGGTGAGGGCGCCTTTGTGCCATGGCAGTGGTAAATATTGATGTCTGCCCAGTGGGTTGACAGCTCATGGTTGTAAAATGTGGCCCGGTATTGAACCCTCGCTTGGACTTGAGCCCCTTCCATTAATTTCGCTATTTTAAGGTGCATCGGCCACATAGCAGTGAGCCAGGCAGCAGCTGTTCCCTGGCTTTGTCATCCTCCATCCGCCTGGGTGGTAGGGCCTCAGCATGATGCCGAGCTGAGGGGACCAGGTCCATGAGGGCGGCAGCCATtgtcccctgttctctctccccatcacctTGATGCTCTCCAGAAACAGGGCATTAGCTTCtgggaagagacagacagggaaatgGACTGGGAGAGAATCGAGATGAACCGgctctgtttgtgtgcttgggtgCATGTGCCCCTGTATgttcatttgtatgtgtgtgtgtttgtgtgtgtttatgtgtgctagTAGGGTTTAATAGTGGACTAGGAACACGGAGGGAACCAGGAAACCTTTCAGAGTCCAGGATTTGAACTCACACAGAGGATGTTATGATTCAGGTAATGTAGAACTGTCATTTCCCAAACGTTTTAAAGATTATTTTTAAGATAGCATTGAGTCCTACCACAAAGAGATTTAAAGTCTGATACGTCCATGTTcccacaaacaaaacattgaCATCCCTTCTGAGAAAGCCTCATTATGTATTTCAGAGTAGGTTAGTGTTTATAGAGGGGAACAGTGGCTCAAAGACTGTCTAAAGAAGCTGCACTTGAAACGTTGAGGACATTGAGTTTATGTGGCAGCCGAGCAAAGTAAGATGTGAAATGAGACAAGCTTGCCAACACACCAGTcgttctgtcactgtctctctgtcatacttgtccctcccccatctctctctctttctttttctcccacactcacacacacacacaacttattCTCACTTTCaaaccctctctcactctctcccctcgtcaagcatacacacacccttgtcCTCCCACAcaatctccctccatctccctcgccttctttgtctttctttgtgtctcctcctcctccctctttcctctgtatgtgtgtgggtccgGTCAGGGTTCATGTATGagacagagggtggaggggtgaggaggggccaAGTGGGGTCTGGGTGACAtcagcagggcagggagagcaggagcagcacagtccctctctctgctctctttctgctctctctctgctctctctctgctctctctactctgtctctctgctgtctctgctctctgtctctgctctctctgctctctctctgctctctctctaccttctctctgctctctctgctctctctctctgctctctctctgcaggtcatGGGTTTAAggaaaacaaacatacaaagaTACTAACAATAGGATTGGGTAATAATTAGAGGTATAGGGAGTGGATGTGTGCTCAGTGGATGTGTAGTGTGTTGTGCGGTGTAAAATAAGGGTAAAGGTTTGCCACAAAAACAATCGTTTTAATGTGCTCGTGGAGAGAAGGGGCTCTGCTAATGGCAAGGACACGCCTACAGGACACAGTTCACAGGTGTGCTCTATCAGTGATCCGGGCTCCTCCCCTTACCTGCCGTCCTgcaaatgaaacaaacaaacaaaggaaaagcagacagggagaggaggcccggaacacaggcacacacatacgcgcacacatacacacacaggcagacgcatacacattcacccacacacaaactgggGGACGTGCCTTGAGGGAAAACAAATTAGAATTTGTCAGACTTTAGTACGTATTCAGTTACATAATATTGCATTGAATCTTGAATACGAACCAATGAATATGGAGACAGATGTATTTTACAGTCATGTATAATGTAGCTACTAGTTCCTGGGTTTTCTTGGCCGTCCATGTAAAATATGACAATCCCCGTTCCCTTGGATAATCTGAGTGATTATGTCTCTAAATCTCAATGGTCCTGTACATTTTAGTTGTGTACATGAGCTGTCTTTGAGTCCATAATGTATgtctgaatttgtgtgtgtgtttgtatttttgttgtgtgtgtgtgtgtgtacagtcatcCTCCTCTGAGCTCTGGGCTCCCCcgagtggggatgggggggttgaTGAGAAACTAGGCCAGCTCTCTCACAGGTCTCCAGAGGAGCACTCCTTAAAAGGCCAGGATGGATGATGTCGTggactctctcctcttcctttcctttAAGCAGAGCAATAGTAGCAGCCAGACCAGCAAGACAGGCTGGCTTTGGGAAACTCatcatgcaggaacacacatcAGTGATGACATCATAGACTTGCACTAAGGCTCCTTATCCATCAGAtgaacagaaagagggagagggagagagagagttctccCTGGACCTGTAATGTGATCTTAGCCTACGGTCTGATTCCATTATGCAAATAAAGGACCTTTGGACAAGTGTTAAAAGGTAAAGATGTTTTTTGATGTGCTTGATAGCATTGCCAAGTGTGCCCGTAACTGAGGAACTTAGACAGCTTCCTTTTCTTCTAAAAGCAGAAGCATGCAGAAACACAATAACGACTGTCAACTGAGACAGGAGAAATGAGAGATGCCAAAGATGCAGAGGTACTGAAAAGTACTCATTACAAAAATACAGCAATGTTCACCACCAAATTGCATTGCCCCTTTTATTTCCATATAGTCAGCCCGAGTGTGTAGACCACGTTCTGTAACCAATGTCTTCAGACAGCAGCTGCTGGCCTTTTTAGTTTCGGGAGCCCCAGCTAACTTTTTCCACTAGGACCTCTTTGATGAGGGTCAAGGACCGCTTCATGTACACAATGTCTAATGTAGCCAAAACACATCCCAGAGTCAGTCTTAGCCACTTGTTAACTGGGTTCTCCACAGGGCAGCTCCGGAAACCCTGTCTTGTGGCATGTTAGAATACCATGGGCCTAAAAATAAAAGAAATTAAGCTTGTGTGGGCTTGCTGTTTTATTAtcgctttctccctccttccttctgtctctgtctctctctttctttctctcttactctctctctgtctctatccttTCTCTCGCTATTCCCtttcaatcctctctctctctcttcatcctgtctctctatctctctatcctgtttctatctctccatcccactGTCTTACCTCTAGGCACAAATCTGTGAGCCATCTGTTGTTATCTGAGGAATGCTCTCCACACTTTATGGACATATATGTACCAGCACATTGACATGCTCGGCCTATTTATAGACTACCACCCTACCCGGGTGGTTGTTGTAATGATGTCACACAAGCTCTCAAGATAAATCACATTGTTTATCTTCGGTTGCTCTCTCTACCCACTGTTCGtggcctgtttgtttgtgtttgcttgtctgtTCAGCTACATGTTTCTGATTGCTTCCATGCAGCGTATGAGAAGCATCAGCACCCCAGTGTGTTTCTTGAACGACGAGTCAGTGAGAGAATGATTTGGTATACATGTACCTCCGATTACTCGGCAGTGAACTGGCACTTTTCTAATGGTTATGAAGATTTTGTAATTGGCGtgaaagtattgcaaaaatgTGCTTGAGGGAGACCCATGTACatacatacctgtgtgtgtgtgtgtatgagtgcgaGCAGACAGTTCATGTTTGAGCAGATCCTGTGTCAACTTGTGTTTGGCTGTGTCTAAAATAACGAGGTCTGACGTGGGAAGGCACCTCAGGGACGACAGAGAAGATTGCCTCTACAGCTGACATGTCAGCTTTCCCTCCACCACtcagacacttcacacacagacaggcatatGTTCCAGATTATACATGTATTCTGTCTCCCCAGCTAGACGTAGAACAAACCAGAACCTCTAATGGGTGGTTGAAATACACAGTATTAGTCAGCTTGTCTCTTCTGACATGCGCATCTCTCTATGTACGGTAGCTCTTAGCTCAAAGATAACTAACAGATGACCTGAAGTGAAATGACTGCATGATATCCTAACTTCTATCAAGCCTGTTTTCACCTGCAACTGTCATCTCGAGTGTGGAAAAGTCTGTGATGGCAACTGATGGCACTCATTCGACCTTGACCCAATTTTTACCTCTCGCTCTAAATTAAACCCTGTTATAGAAAGCCGCAGTGTGGCCCACCCACTCTGTGACATTATAAGGACCTTTGTCTAGCTCCCTGGCTAAAATAATTGTCCATTAGGCCATTGGTGGGTTACTGAGGGTGCAGACTGGATCCACATATGTATAACAGTTGTCTGGGCTGGCTGTGTTTTTAGTAGGATTATGGTTAGCCTGATTAGCTTTTTTACTTCATTTGTTTAATGAGGAAATGTCTGTCTTTGTGATAGAGCCAAGTTTTATCATGGTCGCGTGGTTACAGTCCTGTTGGTGTAACTGCCTTGAAGGGTGAATATTCACATATGACAGTACCTCAATACCTTGTAATGAAGTTGAATTTAATCACTCTCACCCCTTCATCTAAATACAGCTTTAATTTCCTTCAAGTATGCTTCAATTAAATCAGGCTTACACTGACATGATTGTCAATTGCTATTTAgattaaaatttaaatatgtatatttttagTTGCCTGTCTTTGCTGTAATGGTAATTCTGGAGAGATACTGTTGCATTAAGACTCATTGTGAGTAGCTacactgagagaggaagagtaaaatagagaacaagctgaaccaTAGTGAGCACAATTAAAGACAGCTCTGTTTATAGTTATGGACGGAAGGGTTTTCTTCATCTTGCAGACACTCAGCAAGCTAGCTTGAGGACTTCCTATGCTAGATGAATGGAGTGTGATTAAAACAACCTTAGAGTGCAGTACTGGAAATTTCAGACTATAATGTTACTAAGATTGTGTCTCTGGGCTGCTAACTTTGGGAGACTCTATGTCATGACTGAGCAGTTTGTCACCAAAAAGACTGATAACATGTAAAGACAGAAATACTCATGTGTATCCAATTAAAAAACAAAAGGTTATTCATTTGAGGATTTGATTTCTGGGGTCATGGGGGAGATGCAAATTTGGTGGAACAGGACACCATAGGACACCTGTTCATTGAAACATGATGCATTCTGAATATAGATTTGAGGGCCTTGAAGTGCTGGCAATGATAAATGAGATgtaggtgacctttgaccttctgagcaagattccccccccccccctctgttttGGACCCCCGTTATCATCAACAGGGTTGGCTTTAGTTCTTTAGTTTACCATAAGTGTGACTATTAGGAACATTATGTGCTTTTGACCTCGAAGGCAGATATATTTTATACATTTAAAGTTTCTGATAGCGATGAAGCAACAGATAAAAAGTTGACCCGATGGATCTGCAAGGGAAAAGACTTAAAGTGTGCTGTCTAAGAGATAAATTACTCCTCTCAGAAAGCATCCATCAGCTTCAAGTGCAGGCTCTCAAGCAAATCACTTTTTAACCTGCTTTTACCATTACCAGATATTAGACCACTCACTGATACTGGTCCTATCAATTCAAAAAATGGACATAGTGGCCATTCCAGTCTCAGCAACTATAGGTAACTTTAGTTGTATTTTAAAACAAGGCTTAAAGTACTcaatcccccttctccctccacttcATCAATGGAACACATCTTCCCTGTTATGACAGTCTGAAATGGACAACCTTTTTCCATTTCACGACATGGTTTTCGCTGAAATGATTCATTTGAGCTTGTAGCTCCAGCCCATTACCGACAGGCCTTTGCACAGTTCCAGATTTGTACTATTATTAGACCCTTTCTCTAGGAAACAAGGTCACTGCAATTGCCTGTCTTATTGGGCTGTCACTTCTTATCCTGCCTTAAAGAAACATGTAGCCTAACACCAAAATGTACAGGagaaacatttttgaaaaacaaTGGGATTTTGGTATATCCTCATCACACAAACTGTAAGACAAAGGAACATATATACTGAGTCCAGAGACTGGATATGAGTCCATATGGTCTGGACTGGACAATGTGTTACAGGAGATTGAAGCCACACATACTCCCAGAGAATCAGATGATTGTACAGCTGTACTGGCTGCTAAGTGAACCTGCCCTATTTCTGTCATCGGGTAGAGATCAGCTGTTGTCTACAAAATTATCCCCATACAAACACCCCCATGGCCCCCTCcagtgccccccacccccaagtcTACACCCCATGGCCCCCCTCCACGGCCCTCTCCCAGGTCTATGCCCCACACATGTTTAGCGCTGTAATATCCTGAAAGTGTGAAGTAGATGTGACAAGCTCCAATGAGACTGCTGAAAAGTGACCCTCACATGTCCCTCTGCCTGCATGCTCAGATTGGCACACTGTGCTGTGGGGGCAGAAAGATGAGCTGTGGACAGCTGCATCTGGCGCCGCCCCATCACAGGTCTGTTTGAACTACAACCCCATGGCTTCAAGAGTCAAATTCCCGCCTGTCTCATTCAGTGTCTAAGCTGCTGTTTACGCTGACATTCAAC of the Osmerus mordax isolate fOsmMor3 chromosome 17, fOsmMor3.pri, whole genome shotgun sequence genome contains:
- the rps16 gene encoding 40S ribosomal protein S16 — translated: MPAKGPLQSVQVFGRKKTATAVAHCKRGNGLIKVNGRPLEMIEPATLQYKLQEPVLLLGKERFAGVDIRVRVKGGGHVAQIYAIRQSISKALVAYYQKYVDEASKKEIKDILIQYDRTLLVADPRRCESKKFGGPGARARYQKSYR